GGACCGACGCGGAAGCCGAGCATGCGCATCGCCGCCTTGATCCCGATCGGGTTCGTCGTCTCGAAGACGGTCGTGAACAGGTCGATGTATGAGGCCTGTATCTCGCGGACGCGAGCGATGTCTCCGGCGTCGAACGCCTCGAACTGCTCGCGCAGCCGGGGAGCGACCAGGTGGCCGAGCACGCTCACCACGCCCACGGCGCCCCATGCCTGCAGAGCAAGCGTCTCGTTGTCGTTCCCCGAGTACAGCTGGAACCCCTCCGGGAGCCGGGAGGCGTAGCGGGCCACGGAGGTCAGGTCGCTAGAGGCCTCCTTCACCGCGACGATCCGAGGGTGCTCGGCCGCCCGGAGCACCGTCTCGGGGGCGATCTTCGTGGCGGTCCGAGCGGGGACGTCGTAGAGCATGACCGGGATCTCGGACGCATCGGCGACGGCCCGGAAGTGGGAGAGGAGAGCGTCCTGAGGCGGCTTGTTGTAGTAGGGCGTCACGACGAGCACGCCGTCGGCCCCCGCCTTGGCGGCCTGGAAGGTGAGCTCGACCGATTCCTGCGTGGAGTAGGTGCCCGTCCCGGCTATCAAGGCCGCGTCGGTGCCGACCGCCTCCCGGACCGCCCGGAGCAGGACGTCCTTCTCGGCGTCGCTCAGGGTAGGTGACTCCCCCGTCGACCCCGAGACCACGAGACCGTCGCAGCCC
The sequence above is drawn from the Actinomycetota bacterium genome and encodes:
- the dapA gene encoding 4-hydroxy-tetrahydrodipicolinate synthase — its product is GCDGLVVSGSTGESPTLSDAEKDVLLRAVREAVGTDAALIAGTGTYSTQESVELTFQAAKAGADGVLVVTPYYNKPPQDALLSHFRAVADASEIPVMLYDVPARTATKIAPETVLRAAEHPRIVAVKEASSDLTSVARYASRLPEGFQLYSGNDNETLALQAWGAVGVVSVLGHLVAPRLREQFEAFDAGDIARVREIQASYIDLFTTVFETTNPIGIKAAMRMLGFRVGPPRPPLGPASPDLEERIRRQLEEIGAL